A window from Rana temporaria chromosome 8, aRanTem1.1, whole genome shotgun sequence encodes these proteins:
- the LOC120910575 gene encoding uncharacterized protein LOC120910575, with translation MGVKVEVKAEKISDGSMQKGEVMVPIEEKESFHVTMENQPPLTSPDGSSNGNPPERCPRPLYSRDSTQEDHNYARCYQDDDLMDLKIKVKAEEEETYVSGDQPIEEDAMMVPTEEKESFHVTMENQPPLTSPDGSSNGNPPERCPRPLYSIQEDHNYSRCYQGDDLIDIKDEVKAEGHQSTEEGTIIVPAKVKEAFHVMMDYQLPLTSPETTYSISVCVSYRWIQ, from the exons ATGGGTGTTAAGGTTGAGGTCAAAGCTGAGAAAATTAGTGATGGGTCCATGCAAAAGGGTGAAGTGATGGTGCCAATCGAGGAGAAGGAATCTTTTCATGTCacgatggagaatcagccgcccctcacatcaccgg atggatccagtaatgggaacccaccagagagatgtccacgtcctctgtattcccgggattccacacaggaagatcacaactACGCACGCTGTTATCAG GATGACGATCTGATGGATCTAAAAATTAAGGttaaagcagaagaagaagagacataTGTGAGCGGCGATCAGCCCATAGAAGAGGACGCCATGATGGTGCCAACTGAAGAGAAGGAATCTTTTCATGTCActatggagaatcagccgcccctcacatcaccgg atggatccagtaatgggaacccaccagagagatgtccccgtcctctgtattccataCAGGAAGATCACAACTATTCACGCTGTTATCAG ggtgacgatctgatagatataaaagatgaggttaaaGCAGAAGGTCACCAGTCCACGGAAGAGGGTACCATTATAGTGCCAGCTAAAGTCAAGGAGGCTTTTCATGTCATGATGGATTATCAgctgcccctcacatcaccgg aaacaacgTATTcaatcagtgtgtgtgtttcctacagatggatccagtaa